Part of the Chitinivibrio alkaliphilus ACht1 genome is shown below.
GAAAGGGGTAGGCCTTTTGAGGTGGGCCTTGCGAAGATTGATTGACCAAGGTTGTGATATAATCACGTTTTTCAATTGTCTTTGCCGTCCATAAATGATGAATTGTTTGTAACCATGAGAGCTGGTGTGTCAAGATATCTTCTTCTGTTTCCACGGCTGTTGCACCGGCTGCTTCACGAGTATAGAGTTTTTGCAAAAATTCAAAGGACGAGCGAGACGAGCTACACACTTCAGTCTTCATGTGGGCGTATTCTTGAAAGGCAAGCTGTCGGAACGTATCTATTAATAGCCCGTCTTTACAGATTGTAAAGAGGAGGGCATCTTCCGAAGAAAGACGTGCAGGCGGGGTTTGGTGATACAACGTCTGTACAAGGTGATATACTCGCTCTTTTTGTACTTCATCACATCCATACAAAAGTGCTTCTTTTTCACATGTGGAAATACTTTCAGAAAGCATGGCCGGAGAGAGCTTTATAGAGCAGGGAACGAAAAATGGGGGAGCTTCGTAGCAGGAGAGGCGGAATATATACGCTGAGATAAGTAGAACATCCATCTCTTCCTCTTCTAGGAACAGAGAATTCGCGATCCCGCGACACTCAAGGGCAACCCGTTCTATATGATCATAGAGAAGATTTATTGTGTTTGCATAGGATACTGTTTGACGAACAAAGCGGTGTACAAATTGTTCGTACCGGATTTTAAAGGTATCGTACCATGAACTGGAACTCATGTTTGCCTCGCCTTGTATACTGTGAGAATACATTGTAGTATACATTACCGGCAAAGCAAGGTCAAATGAAAATAGAGAGTTGCGAAAACAACCCACCTATTATAAGAAGATTGACTTTATCTTTGACCAGTTATCTTCTCCTCGATCGATAGATCGGGTGCGGGGAGACAGTGATTCGTCAACTTGCTCCTGTCGAGTTGTATCAGCTTGCTTTTCTGAACTACTCTGCTCAGCAAAGGCAGAGACACTGAACACAAAAAAGAAGATACACACAAGATACTTTTTCATAATTCCCTCTATATTTCATGGAACAAAGCACTGTACTCAGTAATATAGTACAGATATTCAATTTTGCTCAAAAAAAAATGCTTCGGTTGCTTTTTCTCTTCTGTGCCATGCCACTTCACCCATATGGAAATGCAAAAGGATGTGTAATGCATATCCGTATATAATATATATTGTAGCTCATACCTTGGGAAGGATATACTCTATGCGTGTTTTGGGCATTGAAACGTCCTGTGATGAAACATCCGTTGCAATTATCGATAATGGACGCGTACGGGCAAATGAGGTTTTTACGCAAGATATTCATGCCGTTTATGGTGGTGTTGTACCGGAAATTGCCTCCCGTGAACACATTAAGAAAGTTGCTATTCTATGCAAAAAAGTCATAGATACCACGGTGGGATCTCTGGATGCTATCGATCTTATTGCTGTTACAGATCGCCCAGGTTTAGCAGGCGCCCTTCTTGTGGGGGTGAGTTTTGCCTATGGGCTTCATGTGGCAGAGAATATTCCCCTGATCGGTGTAAATCATCTTGAGGGACATATTGCTGCAGTTACCATAGAACACTCCCTTCGTCCACCCTTTTTTGCCCTTGTCGCCAGTGGAGGACATACTTCTATTTATCGTGTTGCGGAGGACTCCTATTCAATTTTAGGGCAGACAATTGATGATGCAGCGGGAGAGGCCTTTGATAAAGTGGGGAAACTATTGGGCTTTCCCTATCCTGCAGGACCTTATATAGAACGTGAGGCTCGTCGATATACCGGGAGTGATCCCATTGAGTTTCCCGTGGCACAAGTGACACAGTATGATGGAGCCAATTTTAGTTTTAGTGGTTTAAAGACGTCAGTGAAATACTATGTGCAGAAGTCCTCTGCACCTCTCTCAGAGGATGAGCGGGCTCGTGTCTGTTACTCTTTTCAAGAAGCGGTTGTTGCAGCATTTGTTCAGAATTTGCGTACCATACTTCATGAACACGGTTCCCTTCCCCTCGCATTTGTGGGGGGGGTTGCCTGTAATGGTCGATTACGAGAAGCGCTCTCTGAGGAATTCTCCAATGACGTGTTTTTTCCTTCACCAAAACTGTGTGCTGATAATGCAGCCATGATAGCTCAGGCTGGGGCACGCTTGTATCAACGTGGAGTAAGAAGATTTCCTCGTATGGAGCCAACATCACGCCTTACGGAAGAAAGAGGGTGATCATATGGAGTATGTTTTATTTATGCTCGGCGGATTGGTAAGCATAACCCTCTTGTCTATTACGATTCAGCTTATGCGACTTGAGCAACGGGCCCGGGATTTTTATCGGTATACAGAGAATAAAATAAAGCTCTTTTTTGAAAACAGTTCTTCCTCTTAAGCGTCCTGATCAAGTTCTTGGTACCCCAGTGCAACGAGATAGTGATCCATTGTATAGGTACCACGATTGGCCATGGCTTTTTCCCGTGCGGTCATAATGTCATATTGTGCAAGGGTTGCAGCTTCTTGCGGACTGGAAAAAGAAACGCGAAGTGATACTAGGGTTTTATCAATATTCCACTGACCATTTTCCTCTTTTTTTCGAACGATGCTTTTAAAATACTTTGAATCTGTTTGGATACTTCCTGCTTCAAAGAGTATCTTGGCCATGCTGATCAGTTCCTTTCCGTTGTGAAAAAAAGGGAGGTGGCGTATGGCCTTCCTCCCTTGTCTGTATGGCGGTTGTATGGATGTTACTTACCAGTCAGCGGTATCCCAGTCGTCCTCAATTACATCCACCTCTTCCACTGCTTCTTTAAGAGTGTCTTCGGGGATATCATCAGAGGGCTGAGAGGTATCTGTTTCGGCAACTTTCTCTGTATCCTCAGTAGACACCTTTTCTTCTTCTTCAGAACGGAGAGTGTCTTTGGTTTCAGAAGAGTGGCGTTCTTCATCTCGAGATCGTCCTAAGCCGTAATCGCCGATCCCAACATTGTCATTTGATCGGTTGTCAACCCAATAGCTATACCCTTGGGGAACAAGAACATTATCACCGAATTGTTCCGCCGCAGAGATGGAGCGAAAGCCGCCAATCCGCACACGGTAGTATGTACCTAATAGTTGGGGAGAAGGATTAAGAACCTCCGCGATATAAACGGGGTAGCCACTGTCCTCTAATTTTCGAGCCACATCTTCAGCTATATCCTGCGATGCTATGGTTGAAATTTGTACTACATAGGCACCATCAGTGTAAAACTCCGGCATGTACTCTGCATCATCGGAAATGGGGGGCTCATCCAAAGTGTCATCTATATCATCAACCCGCTCAAGGCCGCTGTCCAGCTCTGCTTCATCTTCTTCGTCTGTTGTATCTGTATCTTCAAATTCCCGAAAGAGATCGTCGGCAGTACGCTGCGACTCTTCAACTCTGTCACTTTCCTGTTCAACGTCTTGCGGTGCTTCCTCTTCACGTGAACCACAGCCCGTGAGGGTAAGTAGAAGGGCGAGGGAAAGAAACAGTGCTAAGGCGGGTTTTATCATAGCTACTCCTGTTTTTGTATGTTTTTGTCAGCTTTTGTTGATTGTATAATATACATCATAGGGGTGCAACAAATTAATGTAAAAATTATAAACTTCCCTTGGTAGAAGGGATAACATCTGCGGCGGCTGGATTAATCATACATGCATGGTGCAGTGTACGTCCAAGTCCTTTAAAAAGAGCTTCTAATGCATGGTGACTGTTTCTTGCACGGATGATATCAATATGAAGGGTCATCATGGCGTGATCAGCAAGACCCTTAAGAAAATCATACGCAAGATCTACCTCAAAGGTGTTGATGCGTCGATCACGAAGCTCTTCTGAATAGACAAGGTTGCTTCGTCCACAGATATCAGCAACAACGCGAACTAAGGCTTCATCCATGGGAACATAACTATGACTATAGCGGAATATACCGCGCTTATCCTGTAAGGCTTTTCGAAAAGCTTGGCCTAAGCTAATACCAATATCTTCTGCAGAATGGTGGAAATCAACCTCAATATCGCCAAGACATTTAATGGTCACGTCGAAGAATCCGTGTTGGGCAAAGGCTGTAAGCATATGGTCAAAAAATCCGTTGCCCGTACTAATCGTGCCCTTTCCCTGTCCATCAATAGCAAGATGAATATGTATTTCGGTCTCTCCGGTTTTTCTATGTATTTCAGCTATTCTGCTCATGAGGTTCCTTTTCCAGATTGTAATGGGACTCTGCCCGTTTCATAACATTCGCAAGATCATTTTCGAGGACATTTGCACGGAGCTGTATATGTACAACAAGCAGCACAATGCTCACAATCAATATAAAAAATAGTATACTCAGGGTAGGCATAATTTAAAACTTTTTTAACAGTTTGATATAAAATGTTGCGATGAAGATGATGGTTGCGGCAATAATAATTGCACCACCAGAGGGAATGTTAAGCTCCATTTCAGCAGGAATTAATATTCCTGCCGCCGCGCTGATCGTAGCAAAGAGAGTGCTGTAGAAGGTAAATCCTTTGAGGGATTTACTCACATTGGCAGCTGATGCTGCGGGAATGACCAATAGGGCCTGTACCAATACCGCTCCAATAACTTTTACTGAAGCAACTGTGATGAGAGCAATAAATACTACAAAGAGATAGTTTACGGTTTTTACGGGAACTTTCCGTACATGTGCCAAGGAAGGATTGAGTCCGCTCAACATAATATAATTAAAGCCGAATATTCCCGCAGCAAGAGTGGCAAGTGAAGTAAAGAACAGAAGTGTGAGGTCTACCGTAGTGAGAGTTAAAATGTTTCCAAATAAAAATTCATCGAGAGTGTGAAGGTTTATATCCCGCGTAATTGCCAAGACCAGGGTTGAACCTATGGCAAGAGAGGCTGCAAGGAAAACCCCAATGAGGGTATCATTTGACATATTGGTCCGGTGGCGTAGAAAGTTGAGGAGAATTGCAAAAAGGACTGCAAAGGAGAAGAGTGAGATATATGGTGCCTGCACCGGTTCTCCAAGAAGGATACCGATGGCAATCCCGGTGAGGGTTGCATTACCAATCGCACTGGAAAAAAATGCCATTCGTTTTGATACGACGGTAGTACCGATAAAACCGAGAATTGGCCCTGACATCAGTGCCGCAAGAAGGGCATTAATTACAAAGCTATACTTGAGAGACTCGGGAAGGAGCCCCTGCTGTACCAGTTGCTGGATAGTATGGCGAATAAAATCAAAGAAAAATTCCACGGCAATCGCTCCTCGCTGGTATCTTAGTGGGTTGAAAATATTTTAAAGATGTGCTCATCGTCCATGACATCCTTCGGAACACCGGAAAACATCATCTGTTTTTTAAGACAGGTAACTCGATCCGCTTTTTCCTTTACTTCCGCAAGATCATGGTGTATCCAGATAATCGTACATCCCATATCCCGCATTTCATAGATGGTTTCAGAGAAAATGGATGAACCCATTTTGTCAACGTTGTTCATCGGTTCATCAAGGATAAGTAGATCGGGGCGGGGAAGTAAGGCTTGTGAAAAGAGCACTCTCTGCCGTTCTCCGCCAGAAAGCTCAGAAAATTGGTAGTGTTCTTTTCCGGTAAGATGCAATTTTTTTATCACCTCTTTCACTGCAGTGCGCCATCGCTTTGATATGCCAAGGAAGGCCGGTCGTTTTTGAATGCAGAGACCAATATAGTCAAGCACTGTGAGAGGAACCGTGGTGTCAATGGTAATAGCTTGCGGCATATACCCGGTTACCCCTTCTTTTTTCGGCCATTCCATGGTGATTTTGCCCGCATGATTAATCTGCCCCATGAGAGATTTGACAAAGGTTGTTTTACCCCCACCGTTAGGGCCGATTATGGCATGCACTTCACCGGGATAAGCCGTGAAAGAGACGTCTTCTAAGACATGGTTTTGTCCAAAATGTACCGAGATTTTCTCCGTTGTAATACATGGTCCATTACTCATGATCTGCCTCTCCCCGCAAGGCCTTCACTATTTGGCCAAGATTAAACTCCATCCATGTTTCAAAATGCTCCGCAGTGTACTCTCCATAGGAGAGGTGAGACAGGGGAATCGCACGGATATCTGTTTCTTCTTTCAACACGCGTACAAAGGGGTCATCATAGTCGTGTTCTGAGAACAGTATCTCAATATTTTTTTCCTGAATCATTTCAATCACCTGTCGCATTTGTGTTGCCGTAGGATTTAAACCGTGGCCGGGTTCAAGGACTGCGTTGACCGTGACGCCAAATTCCTGGAGAAGGTAGGAGTAACCGCCATGGGTCGTCGCACATCGTATATCTCCGGTTTCGATATCGGATAGTTTCTCTAAGTAGGAAAATTTGAGAGAACGAAGCCTACGGGCATATTCTCCGGCATTTTGTCGAAAGGTACTTTCCTGTTCCGGCATGAGCTGTGCCAATTCGTTTGCGATATGGTAAATTTGGCTGATGGAAGAAGATATGGAGACAAAGGTATGAGAATTAAGCCGCTCTGAGCCAACAGACTCCGGTATAAGCGGGACATTATCGTTTGCGTAAATTAGGGTTATTTCATCAGCTCTTCCCGACGCGCTCAGCATATCTTCGACAAAATCGTCATGGCCAATACCGTTTAATACAAGAACATCTACCGAATCAAGACGCATAATATCGCGAGCTGTGGCTTGGTACGCGTGCGGGTTTGAACCGTCTGTGACAGTTACCACGGACGCTTCGTCCTGTACGATATTCTTAACAAAACTGTAGTACGGGTGCAGAGCAACGCCAATGGTAAGGTCTCGTCCGAACCCACTGATAATAAAACAGAGTAGGAAAAGTGCTATTTGTTTTGTCATTTAGTTATCTCTCCTGCTTTGACCGGTCATGTTGATTAATTCACGCCACCCCGCATCTATTAAGGCACCTTCTGTAACTTCTGAGGGAAGAGTAAACTCACCACGTTTAAACCATATTGAGTAGGGGGATTCTTGTTCCGGTGACACGGACAATATTCCTTCCATACTTTTTGTAAATTGTATTTTCAAGAGGAATGATCCATATTCCTTCGGCTTAGCAGATCGACCAATGTACGTTCCCTGCACATGAAATTTACTTTCTCGTGTGCGCAAGCGCCATGAATACTCACCCTCTCCAGCTCGCAGAGATACACGTTCAAAAGGGGCAACGAGGCGTTGCTCCAATTCTCGAATAGTGGGCCAGCGGGCTGTGCCCCGCGTGGACATTTCATCTTGAAATATATTCAAAACCTCCGTGGCACCTTCGGTATAGAGATCAGAATACTTTTTCCACTCCGTGTCGTTCAGAACTTCTGAGGCGTTTTGTTGGTGAGATCGGAGTGTTTGCGGTCGCTCCCGTTCTATGTTTCGTAGAATAATAAGAAGCGCTGCTATGACAATAATCCCCACGGAGATCAAGCTAATTGCGAGAACTTCCTTTGAATCATTTGCCGGTTTTACCTCACGAGATATCATTATTTTTTCCTCTTCCTAAATCCAAGATAAAACCCAACTATACCACTGAGAAGAAATATAATGAGGGGAACCACGATGGGGAGGGGGAGATCCGCATCTGCCAAGGCATCTTCAGTGTCAAGATCGTCCGTATTGAGGACCGGTTTTTCCTGTTCTGTCTCATTTGACTCAAGAGGCCCCGTAATGGTTCGACTATGAGCACGGTCAAGCATAAGGGTAATGGTATAGGGCTCATCAGGACGGTCAATGGTTATATGCCCCTCTTCAGGAACTTTTCCCTGCCAGATGGGGCGTCCTGTTGCTCTGGCATGAAGCACAAGATTTGCTCCCACGGGAATACTTCCATCGGTAAGCCCACCTTCAATGTATACCATGGAGTCTTCCACCGGTTCCGCCATAAGTAAGACACCATGAGCATGTGAAAGGGAGATTAGCATAAAAAACAGGGGAAGCACCTTTTGTATCATCGTATCCTCTTTCTTGTTAGAGTAATATCATACTGTATAAATATAGTTACTGTTCACGGTACGGGATGTTTATTTTTCCCTAAATACGATTTCACCATCCGTAATCGTAAGTACGGCTTTTCCGTGCAAGGTTTCACCTAAAAAGGCTGAGTTTTGTCCT
Proteins encoded:
- a CDS encoding metal ABC transporter permease, with protein sequence MEFFFDFIRHTIQQLVQQGLLPESLKYSFVINALLAALMSGPILGFIGTTVVSKRMAFFSSAIGNATLTGIAIGILLGEPVQAPYISLFSFAVLFAILLNFLRHRTNMSNDTLIGVFLAASLAIGSTLVLAITRDINLHTLDEFLFGNILTLTTVDLTLLFFTSLATLAAGIFGFNYIMLSGLNPSLAHVRKVPVKTVNYLFVVFIALITVASVKVIGAVLVQALLVIPAASAANVSKSLKGFTFYSTLFATISAAAGILIPAEMELNIPSGGAIIIAATIIFIATFYIKLLKKF
- the tsaD gene encoding tRNA (adenosine(37)-N6)-threonylcarbamoyltransferase complex transferase subunit TsaD, which encodes MRVLGIETSCDETSVAIIDNGRVRANEVFTQDIHAVYGGVVPEIASREHIKKVAILCKKVIDTTVGSLDAIDLIAVTDRPGLAGALLVGVSFAYGLHVAENIPLIGVNHLEGHIAAVTIEHSLRPPFFALVASGGHTSIYRVAEDSYSILGQTIDDAAGEAFDKVGKLLGFPYPAGPYIEREARRYTGSDPIEFPVAQVTQYDGANFSFSGLKTSVKYYVQKSSAPLSEDERARVCYSFQEAVVAAFVQNLRTILHEHGSLPLAFVGGVACNGRLREALSEEFSNDVFFPSPKLCADNAAMIAQAGARLYQRGVRRFPRMEPTSRLTEERG
- a CDS encoding metal ABC transporter ATP-binding protein, producing MSNGPCITTEKISVHFGQNHVLEDVSFTAYPGEVHAIIGPNGGGKTTFVKSLMGQINHAGKITMEWPKKEGVTGYMPQAITIDTTVPLTVLDYIGLCIQKRPAFLGISKRWRTAVKEVIKKLHLTGKEHYQFSELSGGERQRVLFSQALLPRPDLLILDEPMNNVDKMGSSIFSETIYEMRDMGCTIIWIHHDLAEVKEKADRVTCLKKQMMFSGVPKDVMDDEHIFKIFSTH
- the hisB gene encoding imidazoleglycerol-phosphate dehydratase HisB; amino-acid sequence: MSRIAEIHRKTGETEIHIHLAIDGQGKGTISTGNGFFDHMLTAFAQHGFFDVTIKCLGDIEVDFHHSAEDIGISLGQAFRKALQDKRGIFRYSHSYVPMDEALVRVVADICGRSNLVYSEELRDRRINTFEVDLAYDFLKGLADHAMMTLHIDIIRARNSHHALEALFKGLGRTLHHACMINPAAADVIPSTKGSL
- a CDS encoding SPOR domain-containing protein gives rise to the protein MIKPALALFLSLALLLTLTGCGSREEEAPQDVEQESDRVEESQRTADDLFREFEDTDTTDEEDEAELDSGLERVDDIDDTLDEPPISDDAEYMPEFYTDGAYVVQISTIASQDIAEDVARKLEDSGYPVYIAEVLNPSPQLLGTYYRVRIGGFRSISAAEQFGDNVLVPQGYSYWVDNRSNDNVGIGDYGLGRSRDEERHSSETKDTLRSEEEEKVSTEDTEKVAETDTSQPSDDIPEDTLKEAVEEVDVIEDDWDTADW
- a CDS encoding DUF6162 family protein, coding for MISREVKPANDSKEVLAISLISVGIIVIAALLIILRNIERERPQTLRSHQQNASEVLNDTEWKKYSDLYTEGATEVLNIFQDEMSTRGTARWPTIRELEQRLVAPFERVSLRAGEGEYSWRLRTRESKFHVQGTYIGRSAKPKEYGSFLLKIQFTKSMEGILSVSPEQESPYSIWFKRGEFTLPSEVTEGALIDAGWRELINMTGQSRRDN
- a CDS encoding metal ABC transporter solute-binding protein, Zn/Mn family; translation: MTKQIALFLLCFIISGFGRDLTIGVALHPYYSFVKNIVQDEASVVTVTDGSNPHAYQATARDIMRLDSVDVLVLNGIGHDDFVEDMLSASGRADEITLIYANDNVPLIPESVGSERLNSHTFVSISSSISQIYHIANELAQLMPEQESTFRQNAGEYARRLRSLKFSYLEKLSDIETGDIRCATTHGGYSYLLQEFGVTVNAVLEPGHGLNPTATQMRQVIEMIQEKNIEILFSEHDYDDPFVRVLKEETDIRAIPLSHLSYGEYTAEHFETWMEFNLGQIVKALRGEADHE